The Deltaproteobacteria bacterium DNA segment GTCGAGTCGTACCGCTACTACGGGCTGCTGCGCCGGCGCAGCGCCCTGGGCCTCGCCGACCCGCTCGTCACCAACCGCTTCCTGCTCTGGGGCAGCGCTTCGCTCGGCACCGCGCTCGCCACCTGGACCGCGAGCCTTCCCTCCCTGCTCATCGACCGGCCCGAGACGCTCGCGGTCTGGGGCCCTCCGATCCAGCTCGCGACGGCCACCTTCGGCGTCACGACGGTGACCCTCTACGGACTCACCTTCTTCGCGCCCGCCTGGTACCGGCGCTGGATCCTGCGCGCGGCGAGCCCCGACGCGGTCCAGCCGTAGCGGATCGCCCCAGCGCACGAGCGACGCGCGCCGCGAGGGCCACGGGGACGGCGGCCGGCCCCGCGCGACGCGCAGGTCCTCAGAGCGGCACGCCGAGCTCCGCGAGGGAGCGCTCGGTCTGCCCCGCCCAGTCGCGGTTCGCGGCCGGGCTCGCAGGGCTCGGGTGCGGAATGCGCCCGATCGGGAGGCCCGTCGCCCCGAGCGCGGCGTGCGCGCGCCCTTCGGCGAAGTGCCCGATCCCCACCACGAGGCGCGGGCGCAGCAGCTCGACGGTGCGGCGCAGGGCGTCGTCGCAGGCGGCGAGCAGCGGCTCGCGGTCGGCGGCGCGCAGCTTGTCGGGGGTGAGGTTGCGGCCGCTCGCCTCGAGGAAGAGGAGCGGGCAGTAGTTCGCGACGAAGAAGCGGGCGAAGAAACGCTCGGGCGCGCCGAAGCGGCCGCGCGCCCAGCCCCAGAGCCGCGCACCCGACACCTCGCTGCGCGCGCAGGCGAAGCCCTGGACGGGCCGCTTCGGATGCTCGTCGCGCGGCCGCCCG contains these protein-coding regions:
- a CDS encoding single-stranded DNA-binding protein, with translation MGDALARRLARLRFAPPVAHVYHPLRYARAPWVEYLRRYGAAPREIVLIGMNPGPFGMAQTGVPFGEVGLVRDWLGIEAPVGRPRDEHPKRPVQGFACARSEVSGARLWGWARGRFGAPERFFARFFVANYCPLLFLEASGRNLTPDKLRAADREPLLAACDDALRRTVELLRPRLVVGIGHFAEGRAHAALGATGLPIGRIPHPSPASPAANRDWAGQTERSLAELGVPL